TATTTTTCATTCAATTTGGCAATGTCCGTACCCGGTGTCATAACTACAGCATAGTTCGGATTTGAAAACCATAATTCTTCCAGTTCGTCCGATAAAAACATGTCCGGTAGCCATGATGTTTTGGTTTCCTGAGTATCCAATACACCTACAATGCGGAACTTTCTTCCGACGGAATTTTTAAAAGTCACGCCTATAGGATTGGGTACTCCATTGAGGGAATGAAGCCAAAACTCTTTAGTTATGAGCGCATCGTTGGGGCGCTTTATTTTCCCACTCCCCATATAAATGGAATAAGGAAAAATACTAAAGAATGTACTGTCTATGGACAGGGCATTTACAGTAATTTCTTGTTTCCCAAAATCCATAACCAAATCGGTACATGGAGTGAATGACGCATAACGTTCTACTGCCGGATCCTTCTCTAAGTCAGATTGGTATCCGGACAGTTCTTTGGTGCCGTCACTGATAGAACGTTCGATAAAATAAATCCGTTTGTATTCCGGATAACAGTGGTCTACTGTATTCTCCTGATGAATATATCGTGTTATGGTAAATACACAGGCAAGACTAATTGCTAACCCTATGAAATTGACAAAGGTATACACCTTAAATCGCAATAGCATGCGTATGGATAATAAGATTTGTTTCATACTCTATGTGTTTTTATTCTGTTTTCATAATCTTTGCCGGATTAATGCGTGCAGCCTTATTCACCTGCCATAACAAAGTGCCCAATGAAATGCCCGCAACAGTTAGTATGGCAATCACATATATGGATATACTGACAGGTGCTTTAACAACGAAATCCTTTGTATAAGTATCTATGAGATAGTAAGATAATGGTGCGGTAAGCAGCGTTGCCCCTCCTATCACCCATATATATTTGCGAAATAAAATTGAATATAAATTCCGTAACTGCGCTCCGTTTACTTTCCGGATAGCAATCTCGCGATATCGTTGGCGAATATCGAACAGAGAGAGCCCAAATAGCCCCAAAGCCGAAACAAAAATGGAAATGGCGGAGAAAAGCGTGAAGACAGTTGACACACGCCGATCTTCGCGATACAGTGCCTGCACATCTTCTTCCAGCCAGTGATGGTCAAATTCTTCGGTATTAAAAATCTCTTGTCTGATCTTTTTCAGATAAGAGATGAGCTCTTTCTCTTTTCCGTTTTTACAGGCTATCTGGTATTGCGAACCACCTGCCTTGGGAGATACCATAAATACAAGAGGCTTCTTACCAGCAGTAAGGTGTCCGGTGTAGTAGTTTTCTACGACTGCTTCTACGGGCATCAGAGATGTTCCGCCTTCTATAATATTTCCATCCATGCCCATGGAAATCCAAAGTGCTTTCTCTCCCCTGACAAATGCTTCATCACGTTTCGTATAGCCGAAGGCTTTCATGGCAGCCTCGTTCATGACTACCAGATATTTATTGCGTCCTTCAATTTTATCGGGCAATGCATTTTCTTTCATCCGTAGCTCATAAAATTTGAAAAAGTCAAGGGGTACCCACATCAGCATCATATTTTGTTTCACGTCTTTATCATTTATAAGAACGGATGTGCCTGCGCCTCCTGCTCCTAAGATGCCACATTGTGACGGTTCTCCACGAAACCACTGTTCGATGAAGGGACATTCTTCCAGCTTTTGCTCAATGCTCTGAGCATCTTGCCAGTGTTTCTTTTTCTGCTCTTCACTCTCTAAATACCAAGTTTTGGAGAGAGGTACTAGATTAGCATACAATATGCCCTTTGTCCGAAATCCCGGAGGAGTATCTTGCAAAAAGTGAAGGTGACTGCTGAAATACAATGATAGTATAATAAGCAATAGAGTGATGCTATACTGTATAAATAGGAAGGCTGTGCGGGTTGCAACAGACTGGCGTGATCCTCCGATGGAGCGTATAGATATGATGGGTGGCAGATAATTGTATTTGATAAAGGGATAAATAGTGGTAATTAATGGTAGAAGAACCCAAACAGTCAATGACAGTTGCCAGTCAAAAGCTGTATAGGGAATGTCACTTTCAAGCAACCGATTGGCATATCCGGAGAATATCTCAATGAAAAACCATGCCAGTAGCAAGGCGATGGATATCATTAATGCATTCTCTGTCCATAGTTGCACGAAGAGAGTGCGCCCCTGCACACCGAAGACTTTCTTCACACCATATTCTTTAGAACGCCTTAGCATGAAGACCAAATAGATATTGACAAAGTTTAATATGCCTGCCAGTAATAACAACAAGCATACTCCTGTGAGTATCAGAATGTGGGAACGGCTGCTGTAATGCCATATCTCGGGATCATCGCCGGAAGCCGCCAATTCTTTGTTCCAATAAAGTTGGCTGACAGGTAGGAAGTTATACCGTATTCTAAACCCCTGTGACGTCTGGCGGTAGACGTTACTGGAAGCATTAATGGCATCCACATCGACTCCGGGCATAAAGCGTAATAGTTCCACATACATTCTGCTCCATTCTCTTCTTGTTTTAAGATCCAGGTTTACTACAATGTCAAATGTCAGTGAGGATTTGCATGCCGGTTCATCCAATATGCCGCAGATAGTGAGATGTTTACCTCCGGAATACTCCATAGTCTTTCCTATCGGGTCTTTTTCTCCAAATACACGTTTAGCGAATTGCCGGGTGACAAGAGCCTCTTCCGGTGCTGCCATGCGTTTACCCTTTAGCGGATAATTAAAGAAATGGAAGAAAGCTGTATCAGCAGCCAATAGCTGGACAGCATAAGGCTTTTCATCAATCGTCACATTATCATTGCAGGATGTAATGAAGTAACTCCTTTCTTTGACGGCCTCAGGCTGAAAATAAACAGTGTCTGCTCCGCTATCTGGTCCTACACTGCCTGGGAATACGTTGCCATCTATGTCCCGAAGTGGAATATAGACATTTTCAGCATCCGTACAATGTGTGTTTACCCGGAGTTCCAAGTGAATGTAGCGGACTAATATGATAGTACATGCCAGACTAAGTGCCAGCCCGATTATATTAATAATAGTGTATGATTTTGAGCGTATAAGGAAACGCCAAGCGTATTTAAGTGTTTTCATATTTTTCAAGTATAATGTGTTTTTTATTCACTTTTAATCACTTCTGCCGGATTCTGCCATGCAGCCTGCCATATCCGCCAGCCGATACTAATGCAAATGATTACAATAACTACGATCAGAATTATTACATAAATCCACCAATTGATAGAAGTCTGAATGACATATCCTTCCAGCCAATGTTGCATGACGATATAACCCGCCGCAAAAGCAACAATTGCAGCCAATGCCAGTAATATCATATATTCCCGGAGGAATATACTGATAATGTCCGAAATGGTAGCTCCATTCACTTTACGGATAGCAATCTCTTTGCGCCGTTGTTCGCATGATAGATTGACTAAGGAAAATATTCCGAAGACTGCAATAATTCCACAAACAATAGATGCTACGGTTAACAGCTTCATCAAGATATTCTCGGAAGCGGTAGCTTCTTCTATTATATGACCTACGCTCCGTGACCACATGTAAAAATCAGGATAACTTTTCTTTATATGATTGTTAATAGCCTTCAGAACGTCTTTATATTCCCCATGATACGTATAAACATACTGTTTCCGGGGAGGAAACTTCGATACAGTATATATAGCCGGCAAAGCCTGCGTGATGGGTGAAAGGCGGATATCTTTCAAAACACCGGCTACCACATAAGATTTATGAAACTTCTTTCCAACAGGGTCTTTCCAACCCAGTTTTTTTGCTAATGATTCGTTTATCAGTATGTCATTAGGGCTGGATGACTCATCCGGGAAAATACCGGCCACTAACTGTAATCCTAATAAATCGAATGTTTCTTTTGAAATCTGGAAATCATTGACAGCTACTTCTTTATCTCCCGGTTGTTTGCCATCCCATTCTACGGCTGTAAACATAGATTGGGATAATCCCGGTAAGGGGAAATTTGAGACTTCCCGAAAATCAATGTCCGGAATTTCTTTCATTAGTTTTACCCAATGTTCTTTATCACTGTCAGGGATACCTTCAAGATAGGCCACATACTCTATATCAGTATTGGTGACTCCCATGTCGGCAGATGTACGCAGATGATGCAATTGTTTCATCATCATTATTGTACAAAATATAAAACCAATACTGACCACCAATTGAAACCAAACCCCTATCCGTCGGTAGAAGGTAGAAAAGCGACGGGTGATAGCGGAAGATATAGCCGACTGTAATGTAAAACGCCGTTGAACCAACAAGGTGAGCCAGGCAAAAAGTAGAACGGTTCCTATGACGATTGACATATAGATAAGCGTCTCTTTATAAAAAAAGAGATTATTCTCTTCAGTGATGTAAGACCAGCGCTTGAATATGGGGAGAGAAACTTCCACCAATAAGAAGCCGACAGGAACTGAAGCCAGCAGTAGTAATACAATCTCAGACATCAGCAAGGCGACCAGACTTCTTTCCGATGCTCCATTCACTTTACGGAGTGCCCATTCACGCTGCCTCATGCGAATGCGTATCAGGTAGATAATGAGATAGTTGGATAGTGCTCCCAAAACGATTAGCAGGCTGATCAGACAAAAGAGGCGGACATATTCTATACGGATAAATATATTGTATTTGGGATGTGTATAATGATATTCCGTTATAGGAGTAATGTGAACAGGATATTTCCGTATATTTCCTTTCATATCGACTTCTATATCTTTTAGCTTTTTACCCAAAGCGTCCATGTCGGTACCGGGAGCAACGCGAAACAAGGTAGTTCCGGATGCATAGCCCCAGTCCAGATATTCCGGGGCTTTTCGCCTTGAAATCACGTCGAATTCATAATTAGAATGTCCTTTCCATTTTTGAACCACGGCAGTAACAGTCATTTTCTTATCAAGCGGAAACTCCTTGCCAATAGGTGATTCCTTACCGAAAAGCAAGCGGGCAGCTTTATCGCTAATGGCTATCTCATCGGCAGTATTGTACAAAAACTGCAAACTGCCTTCCAATACCGTAACCGGAAACATGGAGATAAAAGCACTGTCTACCGATATCATGGTCCAATGCCTGTTCTGATCATCGTTATACTCTGTTGTGAAGTTTGTATAAGTCGCAACTTCTATTTCAGGAAAGGTATTGACCAGATGAGGGGCCAGCAAAAGAGAAGTCGTAGTTGAGAAACCACTGGTTCTAAATACGGAAGGAACACTTGCCACATAGACTCTGTCGGCTCCATCATGGAAATTATCATAACTTTGCTCATAATTCATCCACATGCCGGACAGGGAAAAGCTGACAAAACCTACGGTTAAGCCAATAATGCTGATCAGAGTCTGCATTCTGTACTTCAACAGGTTTCTTATTGCTATTTTCAGATAATGTTGTATCATGTATTTGTTCTTTACTTTAATATTAGCTCTTCCGCTTCGCCAAAGTTATCATATCCTGTTGTAATAACCCAATCTCCGGGTTGCAAACCGTCTGTAATCTCGTATTGCTGCGGGTTCTGGCGCCCGATGCTGAGAGGAACACGTGTAGCTTTGGTTTTGGATGCATTCAGTTTGTATATCCATTGTCCACCGGTGGATTGATAGAAGTTGCCACGAGGGATAACAATAGCCTGTTCCGGTTGCCCCAATTCTATTTGTACGCGGAAACTTTTACCTACACGTACGTTGTCAGGCATTTCTCCGGTAAATACCAAGTCCACATCGAAAGTGCGGTCTTTTACTTCGGGCACTACTTTGGTGATGCGGAGTGGATATTTGCGTCCTTGATAGTTAATAGTAGCGGGAAGCCCTGTTGTGATGCGGTCTATGTAGTATTCGCTAAGAGAAGTGTGAATTTTATATTGATCTAATACCTTGATTTCTGCAATGCCTTGGTTGGATGCTACTTGTTGTCCAGGGGTGACTTTTACAAAGCTGAGCTGCCCGGCGACGGGGGCCTTAATTATTAAATTGTCCAGTCGTTCGCAAGCACGTTCATACTTCTTGCGTTCGCGTTCCCGGTCATTATGGATCAAGTCCTTGCGAATAATGGCAACGACGGAATCCTGACGTAAACTCTCGCGTTGTAACTTTGCCTTCTTAACATTATAATTGTATTCATCTTCGGCAACTTCCAACTGAGCTTTGCTTTTAATTCCCATTTTAAACTCTTCCTTATCGAGATTGAAACTTTTTTGAAGACGAGCTAACTCATAGTTGGTCTGTAAAGTTTGTTGTTGAAGGGTCAGGCTCTTTTGCTCCATTTCAATCTCTTTCTCACGGAAAGAAATCAGTTGCTTTTCCAGATCATCGCGTTGCTCTTCGATACTATGTATCAGATCGGGATTTTCGAGTACAAGGATCGTATCTCCTTTCTGTAACAGGCTTCCCTCCTCGCCTATAATGCGATCTACGCTTCCTGATTCACGGGCATTAACGATAATGGTAAGAATGGGCTGGATAAGTCCTTCCACGTCTACATATTCCATGAACTTATCATTCTTAACTTCAGCAATCTGTACATTCTCCTGGTCGATGCGCAGTTTGCTGGGGCCGGCAGAAAGAATGATAACGTAAATGATGAAAGCAAGGAATATAATTCCTCCTGCCAAATAATAACGGTAGCGAATGTACCAGGGCTTCTTTTCAAGTTTAATATCCATAGTGCTTTTATTGTTTTACAATTTATGATCAGACGTATGATATGACTTTTTATTTCTTTATCATTGCATCCATTACTTCTTCTATTTTCTCAGTTTCCGTTAGCGGGGCATCTTTTTCAAAATCATAAAGTGTCAGGCTGCGGAGAGTATAGTACAGGCTCCAGTAATTATATAATGCAGTTATATAATTACGTCGTGCAGCATCCTTTTCGCTGATAGAAGCGTTGAGGTCAAGTACGGTTGATTTACCTAAAATATAGAGCCGTCGGGCTACATCCGCGCGTCGTTGCGCTGTTTCATCCGTGCGGGCAGCAATGTGTACGCGCTGGGATTGCAGATTGAATTGTTTTACCAGTTTGCGGACATTCAATTCAAAGTCTGTTTTATCTTGTTCTACCTGAGTGTAAGTTAAGTCACGGTTAGATCGGGCTACCCGAATCTGCCCTTTCCCACGTCCCCAGTCTAATATAGGCAGACTAATACCAAGGGTAACATATTGTTGATCCAAAGGGTTATGATAGGCATCTTTAAGTTTATCTCCAGTCTGTGTCAATCCGAAACGGAGGTAAAGATCGGCTTTCAGTCCGGCATTAGCGCGGGCATTAGCCACTTTGCTTTCACTTTCCAGTTTGCGACGTTGCATGTTCAGTATATCCGGACTATTTTGGCGTGCTGTGATTAAAGCGGCATTCAAGTCTATCTGAAGATTGGGTACATGGTCGCTGACATCGACTTTAATCAATACATCCTCTTGGATACCAAGGTATGAGCGAAGCTCCTGCATACAGTTTTCCACTTCAATATGGGCATTCATACGATTGGTCTCTTCTGTCAGTTTATTCAGTTCCAGTTGCAACATCTCATTTTCGGTAATAGTACCTATATTATAGCGTCCTTGTGCATAGGTATATAAGGTATCTGCATTGGCATAGTTGGTAGAAGCTATTTCATAGTTACTTTGTGCTGTGGCAAGGGCAAAGAATTTTTGTGTAGCATTAGCGGCTACAAGCTCCAGAGTTTCTACATAAGTCTTTTTGGCTTCCCGGTAACGTAATGGTTCGATACGACGGTTCCATTTCAGACTGTTGTATCCGAAAAGCGACTGACTGTAGCCGATATTTATAGGTGATGTCTGCCAGGAAGTAGAGTGATCGCTAAACAAGTCAAGACGTTGGGCAGAGGTCTCCACGAACAATGTACCGCCTGTCCATGGAATATTCTGCGTCAAACTTAGAGTCAGGTCGGTACTCAATAGGTTTTGTTCTACAAACTTTACACTACCGTCGCCCATGGTGACTTTGTTAATGGCACGGTTGAGATAAGGATCGGAAGTCAGTTTCAGAGCAGGCAGATAGTTAGCCTTATAATATTTGTAGTTCCAATAAGCCGAGCGGAAGCTATGTTGGGCAGTTTGTGCATCAGGCGATTGTCGGCGAGCACGCTCTATGGTTT
The nucleotide sequence above comes from Bacteroides intestinalis DSM 17393. Encoded proteins:
- a CDS encoding ABC transporter permease, translated to MKTLKYAWRFLIRSKSYTIINIIGLALSLACTIILVRYIHLELRVNTHCTDAENVYIPLRDIDGNVFPGSVGPDSGADTVYFQPEAVKERSYFITSCNDNVTIDEKPYAVQLLAADTAFFHFFNYPLKGKRMAAPEEALVTRQFAKRVFGEKDPIGKTMEYSGGKHLTICGILDEPACKSSLTFDIVVNLDLKTRREWSRMYVELLRFMPGVDVDAINASSNVYRQTSQGFRIRYNFLPVSQLYWNKELAASGDDPEIWHYSSRSHILILTGVCLLLLLAGILNFVNIYLVFMLRRSKEYGVKKVFGVQGRTLFVQLWTENALMISIALLLAWFFIEIFSGYANRLLESDIPYTAFDWQLSLTVWVLLPLITTIYPFIKYNYLPPIISIRSIGGSRQSVATRTAFLFIQYSITLLLIILSLYFSSHLHFLQDTPPGFRTKGILYANLVPLSKTWYLESEEQKKKHWQDAQSIEQKLEECPFIEQWFRGEPSQCGILGAGGAGTSVLINDKDVKQNMMLMWVPLDFFKFYELRMKENALPDKIEGRNKYLVVMNEAAMKAFGYTKRDEAFVRGEKALWISMGMDGNIIEGGTSLMPVEAVVENYYTGHLTAGKKPLVFMVSPKAGGSQYQIACKNGKEKELISYLKKIRQEIFNTEEFDHHWLEEDVQALYREDRRVSTVFTLFSAISIFVSALGLFGLSLFDIRQRYREIAIRKVNGAQLRNLYSILFRKYIWVIGGATLLTAPLSYYLIDTYTKDFVVKAPVSISIYVIAILTVAGISLGTLLWQVNKAARINPAKIMKTE
- a CDS encoding ABC transporter permease, producing MIQHYLKIAIRNLLKYRMQTLISIIGLTVGFVSFSLSGMWMNYEQSYDNFHDGADRVYVASVPSVFRTSGFSTTTSLLLAPHLVNTFPEIEVATYTNFTTEYNDDQNRHWTMISVDSAFISMFPVTVLEGSLQFLYNTADEIAISDKAARLLFGKESPIGKEFPLDKKMTVTAVVQKWKGHSNYEFDVISRRKAPEYLDWGYASGTTLFRVAPGTDMDALGKKLKDIEVDMKGNIRKYPVHITPITEYHYTHPKYNIFIRIEYVRLFCLISLLIVLGALSNYLIIYLIRIRMRQREWALRKVNGASERSLVALLMSEIVLLLLASVPVGFLLVEVSLPIFKRWSYITEENNLFFYKETLIYMSIVIGTVLLFAWLTLLVQRRFTLQSAISSAITRRFSTFYRRIGVWFQLVVSIGFIFCTIMMMKQLHHLRTSADMGVTNTDIEYVAYLEGIPDSDKEHWVKLMKEIPDIDFREVSNFPLPGLSQSMFTAVEWDGKQPGDKEVAVNDFQISKETFDLLGLQLVAGIFPDESSSPNDILINESLAKKLGWKDPVGKKFHKSYVVAGVLKDIRLSPITQALPAIYTVSKFPPRKQYVYTYHGEYKDVLKAINNHIKKSYPDFYMWSRSVGHIIEEATASENILMKLLTVASIVCGIIAVFGIFSLVNLSCEQRRKEIAIRKVNGATISDIISIFLREYMILLALAAIVAFAAGYIVMQHWLEGYVIQTSINWWIYVIILIVVIVIICISIGWRIWQAAWQNPAEVIKSE
- a CDS encoding efflux RND transporter periplasmic adaptor subunit encodes the protein MDIKLEKKPWYIRYRYYLAGGIIFLAFIIYVIILSAGPSKLRIDQENVQIAEVKNDKFMEYVDVEGLIQPILTIIVNARESGSVDRIIGEEGSLLQKGDTILVLENPDLIHSIEEQRDDLEKQLISFREKEIEMEQKSLTLQQQTLQTNYELARLQKSFNLDKEEFKMGIKSKAQLEVAEDEYNYNVKKAKLQRESLRQDSVVAIIRKDLIHNDRERERKKYERACERLDNLIIKAPVAGQLSFVKVTPGQQVASNQGIAEIKVLDQYKIHTSLSEYYIDRITTGLPATINYQGRKYPLRITKVVPEVKDRTFDVDLVFTGEMPDNVRVGKSFRVQIELGQPEQAIVIPRGNFYQSTGGQWIYKLNASKTKATRVPLSIGRQNPQQYEITDGLQPGDWVITTGYDNFGEAEELILK
- a CDS encoding TolC family protein, which translates into the protein MYKNILLSLIACGSLVTATAQEHTMELTLGQTIERARRQSPDAQTAQHSFRSAYWNYKYYKANYLPALKLTSDPYLNRAINKVTMGDGSVKFVEQNLLSTDLTLSLTQNIPWTGGTLFVETSAQRLDLFSDHSTSWQTSPINIGYSQSLFGYNSLKWNRRIEPLRYREAKKTYVETLELVAANATQKFFALATAQSNYEIASTNYANADTLYTYAQGRYNIGTITENEMLQLELNKLTEETNRMNAHIEVENCMQELRSYLGIQEDVLIKVDVSDHVPNLQIDLNAALITARQNSPDILNMQRRKLESESKVANARANAGLKADLYLRFGLTQTGDKLKDAYHNPLDQQYVTLGISLPILDWGRGKGQIRVARSNRDLTYTQVEQDKTDFELNVRKLVKQFNLQSQRVHIAARTDETAQRRADVARRLYILGKSTVLDLNASISEKDAARRNYITALYNYWSLYYTLRSLTLYDFEKDAPLTETEKIEEVMDAMIKK